A portion of the Microbacterium hominis genome contains these proteins:
- a CDS encoding FAD-binding dehydrogenase has translation MPSSPAPRTTDVLIIGWGLAGLVAAGEALAAGKRVIVVDQESRTNLGGQAWWSFGGLFFVDSPEQRRMGIRDSIDLARQDWFGTAGFDREEDQWPRQWAEAYLQFAHHEKRAWLRQKGVGFFPVVGWAERGGYTALGPGNSVPRFHITWGTGPGLVAPFQAALERGEAEGRLTVLPRHRVTALTRTGDAVTGVGGDVLAPSGAARGAATSREVVGSFEIAAGATIVASGGIGGNHDLVRANWPASLGTPPAAMVTGVPAYVDGAMLSVSEEAGARLINGDRMWHYVEGIQNWNPIWPGHGIRILPGPSSVWLDATGARLPVPLFPGFDTLGTLSHLRTTGHDHSWFVLSHRIIEKEFTLSGSEQNPDLTGKDVGLLLRSRLGKGAAGPVQAFLDHGADFVVRDDLDALIDGMRALPGGEVLDGARVRAELEARDRDVDNEFTKDAQTAMLRSARAYRGDRLIRTAAPHRILDPDAGPLIAVKLHVLTRKSLGGIETDLSARALGPDGTPVAGLYAAGEASGFGGGGMHGYRALEGTFVGGCLFSGRTAGRAAAAAV, from the coding sequence ATGCCCTCGAGCCCCGCGCCCCGCACCACCGACGTCCTGATCATCGGGTGGGGCCTGGCGGGCCTCGTCGCCGCCGGTGAGGCCCTCGCCGCCGGCAAGCGCGTGATCGTCGTCGACCAGGAGTCCCGCACCAACCTCGGCGGACAGGCGTGGTGGTCCTTCGGCGGGCTCTTCTTCGTCGACAGCCCGGAACAGCGCCGCATGGGCATCCGCGACTCGATCGACCTCGCCCGCCAGGACTGGTTCGGAACCGCCGGGTTCGACCGCGAAGAGGACCAGTGGCCGCGCCAGTGGGCCGAGGCCTACCTCCAGTTCGCCCATCACGAGAAGCGCGCGTGGCTCAGGCAGAAGGGCGTGGGCTTCTTCCCCGTCGTCGGATGGGCCGAGCGGGGCGGGTACACCGCGCTCGGTCCCGGCAACTCGGTGCCCCGCTTCCACATCACGTGGGGCACGGGGCCGGGCCTTGTCGCGCCCTTCCAGGCCGCGCTGGAACGCGGTGAGGCCGAAGGTCGCCTCACCGTGCTCCCCCGCCATCGGGTCACGGCACTGACGCGCACCGGGGATGCCGTCACCGGAGTGGGCGGCGACGTGCTGGCGCCCTCCGGTGCGGCGCGCGGCGCGGCCACCTCGCGGGAAGTCGTCGGATCGTTCGAGATCGCCGCCGGTGCCACGATCGTCGCCTCGGGCGGCATCGGAGGCAACCACGACCTCGTCCGCGCCAACTGGCCCGCGAGCCTCGGCACACCTCCGGCCGCCATGGTGACGGGCGTTCCCGCCTACGTCGACGGCGCGATGCTGTCCGTGAGCGAGGAAGCCGGAGCCCGGCTCATCAACGGCGACCGCATGTGGCACTACGTCGAGGGCATCCAGAACTGGAATCCGATCTGGCCCGGGCACGGCATCCGGATCCTTCCCGGCCCCTCCTCGGTGTGGCTGGACGCGACCGGCGCCCGTCTGCCGGTGCCGCTGTTCCCCGGATTCGACACGCTCGGCACGCTCTCCCACCTGAGGACGACCGGGCACGACCACTCCTGGTTCGTGCTGTCGCACAGGATCATCGAGAAGGAGTTCACGCTCTCGGGCAGCGAGCAGAACCCCGACCTGACCGGCAAAGACGTCGGACTGCTGCTGCGGTCGCGACTGGGCAAGGGCGCCGCAGGACCCGTGCAGGCATTCCTCGATCACGGCGCCGACTTCGTCGTGCGCGACGACCTCGACGCGCTCATCGACGGCATGCGGGCCCTCCCCGGCGGCGAGGTGCTCGATGGCGCACGCGTCCGAGCCGAGCTCGAGGCCCGAGATCGCGACGTCGACAACGAGTTCACGAAGGACGCGCAGACGGCGATGCTGCGGTCCGCGCGCGCGTACCGGGGAGACAGGCTGATCCGTACCGCGGCGCCGCATCGCATCCTCGACCCGGACGCAGGGCCGCTCATCGCGGTGAAGCTGCACGTGCTCACCCGCAAGTCCCTTGGCGGGATCGAGACCGACCTCTCCGCCCGCGCGCTCGGCCCGGACGGCACCCCCGTGGCGGGGCTGTACGCCGCCGGTGAGGCCAGCGGGTTCGGCGGCGGCGGGATGCACGGCTACCGCGCGCTGGAGGGCACGTTCGTCGGAGGATGCCTCTTCTCGGGCCGCACCGCCGGGCGTGCCGCGGCCGCGGCGGTGTGA
- a CDS encoding globin, with the protein MTDADTPLSFYDEVGGHATFARLVDVFYDGVAGDDVLKPMYPEEDLGPAKRRLLMFLEQYWGGPTAYSQERGHPRLRMRHQPFHVNPDARDRWLAHMRDAVDALELPPLHEATLWDYLQRAAFAMVNTFEPTGIGPAPAGRAASGIPVVTQQRTERDGTA; encoded by the coding sequence ATGACCGATGCCGACACCCCCCTCTCGTTCTACGACGAGGTCGGCGGGCACGCCACGTTCGCGCGACTGGTGGACGTCTTCTACGACGGCGTCGCCGGCGACGACGTGCTCAAGCCGATGTACCCCGAAGAGGATCTCGGCCCCGCCAAGCGCCGTCTGCTGATGTTCCTCGAGCAGTACTGGGGCGGACCGACCGCCTACAGCCAGGAGCGCGGCCACCCGCGCTTGCGCATGCGCCACCAGCCCTTCCACGTCAACCCCGACGCACGCGATCGCTGGCTCGCGCACATGCGGGACGCGGTCGATGCGCTGGAGCTGCCGCCCCTGCACGAGGCCACGCTGTGGGACTATCTTCAACGTGCGGCGTTCGCCATGGTGAACACCTTCGAACCCACCGGAATCGGGCCCGCACCCGCCGGTCGCGCCGCGTCCGGCATCCCGGTCGTCACGCAGCAGCGCACCGAGCGCGACGGCACGGCCTGA
- a CDS encoding YczE/YyaS/YitT family protein, which translates to MTRRIAQLLIGLILYGVGCALTVEAGLGVDPWTVFAEGIAGRTGIGVGWITNIVGFAVLLAWIPLRQRPGVGTLANILLVGTAMQVALDAIPPISGILPQSAVLLGGIATVALASGLYIGARFGPGPRDGLMTGLHARLGWPIWVCRAVVEVSVLALGWVLGGTVGIGTVLFAVLIGPGVHLALPLFDTAAPRRQGASRTATAPADA; encoded by the coding sequence GTGACACGACGGATCGCCCAGCTCCTCATCGGCCTCATTCTCTACGGCGTCGGATGCGCCCTGACCGTCGAGGCCGGTCTCGGCGTCGACCCGTGGACGGTGTTCGCCGAGGGGATCGCCGGCAGGACCGGAATCGGTGTGGGCTGGATCACGAACATCGTCGGATTCGCCGTGCTGCTCGCCTGGATCCCCCTGCGGCAGCGTCCGGGCGTCGGCACCCTGGCCAACATCCTCCTCGTCGGCACCGCGATGCAGGTCGCCCTCGATGCGATCCCGCCGATCAGCGGCATCCTCCCGCAGTCGGCGGTGCTGCTCGGCGGCATCGCCACCGTCGCGCTCGCGTCGGGACTGTACATCGGCGCTCGGTTCGGTCCGGGGCCGCGCGACGGCCTGATGACGGGTCTTCACGCCCGGCTCGGCTGGCCGATCTGGGTCTGTCGGGCCGTCGTCGAAGTCTCCGTGCTGGCGCTCGGCTGGGTGCTCGGCGGCACCGTGGGGATCGGCACCGTGCTGTTCGCGGTGCTCATCGGACCCGGAGTGCATCTGGCACTGCCCCTGTTCGACACCGCGGCGCCGCGCCGGCAGGGGGCGTCCCGCACCGCGACGGCGCCCGCCGACGCGTGA
- a CDS encoding mechanosensitive ion channel family protein, translating to MSTLPFPADVTDPGVDVTDSGFWQRVGDWFVAAGIDLLTILGIVVGAIVVAWILRLVIRRVVSRIVNGAKSRASVTDTMALERSPLASVRLVQRTRTLGSILQNITGVIVVIIAFTLIVYVIAPDTLASFTLLSAAIGAGLGFGAQNIVKDVLNGIFIVAEDQVGIGDVVDLGLAAGIVEYVSVRVTHVRDANGTLWYVRNGEITRIGNLSQGWSRVILDLSVPADADLDAVEKTLLDTSKALAKDAKWRTRIVEHPEVWGLESIDGDALVVRLVMKTRANAKDDVARELRVRVKRALDAEGIAIPQLSSVMLTGLDGAQRVRGANPPITKPNPTAPPTDEVPAGSRPVWRPKRPGKPGGDAPSGKETP from the coding sequence ATGAGCACCCTTCCCTTCCCGGCGGACGTCACCGACCCGGGCGTCGACGTCACCGACTCCGGGTTCTGGCAGCGGGTCGGCGACTGGTTCGTCGCCGCCGGAATCGACCTGCTGACGATCCTCGGCATCGTCGTCGGCGCGATCGTGGTCGCCTGGATCCTGCGCCTGGTGATCCGCCGCGTCGTCAGCCGCATCGTCAACGGGGCGAAATCACGTGCCAGCGTGACCGACACCATGGCCCTCGAGCGCTCGCCGCTGGCCTCGGTGCGGCTCGTGCAACGGACGCGGACGCTCGGGTCGATCCTGCAGAACATCACCGGCGTGATCGTGGTGATCATCGCCTTCACGCTGATCGTCTACGTCATCGCCCCCGACACCCTCGCGTCGTTCACGCTGCTGAGCGCGGCCATCGGCGCCGGCCTCGGCTTCGGCGCGCAGAACATCGTGAAGGACGTGCTCAACGGCATCTTCATCGTGGCCGAGGACCAGGTCGGGATCGGCGACGTCGTCGATCTCGGACTGGCGGCGGGCATCGTGGAGTACGTGAGCGTGCGGGTCACGCACGTGCGCGACGCCAACGGCACGCTCTGGTACGTGCGCAACGGCGAGATCACGCGCATCGGCAACCTCTCCCAGGGCTGGTCGCGCGTGATCCTCGACCTGTCGGTGCCGGCGGACGCGGATCTGGATGCCGTGGAGAAGACCCTTCTCGACACCTCGAAGGCCCTCGCCAAGGACGCCAAGTGGCGCACCCGCATCGTGGAGCATCCCGAGGTGTGGGGCCTCGAATCCATCGACGGCGACGCGCTGGTGGTGCGTCTGGTGATGAAGACGCGCGCCAACGCGAAGGACGACGTGGCCCGTGAGCTGCGGGTCCGGGTCAAGCGCGCGCTGGACGCCGAGGGGATCGCCATCCCGCAGCTGTCGTCGGTGATGCTCACGGGTCTCGACGGCGCCCAGCGGGTGCGGGGAGCGAACCCGCCCATCACCAAGCCCAATCCCACCGCCCCGCCCACCGACGAGGTGCCGGCCGGGTCGCGGCCGGTGTGGCGCCCCAAGCGTCCCGGCAAGCCCGGCGGAGACGCACCCTCCGGAAAGGAGACGCCATGA
- a CDS encoding PLP-dependent aminotransferase family protein yields MRGQPARPHTLLPAERELAAALGLSRSTVAAAYQSLRDSAHIRSLRGSGSVTLPLARRDVALVDGGVEAVDLQQASPPAWPGLAGVFAEVAGSAATLVGRSGYDMRGSLLLRACIAARYTARGVATTPEQILVTNGAQSAIHLLGRVLIGRGDRVVVETPTYPHAAEALREAGGRLVGVPVSTAEGWDLERVAQVFARTVPALAYLMPDFQNPTGRSMTPGEAEIVARSAERAGTTLVLDETTAELDIDRQVPGRSFDAWDDPSIVRLGSLGKTVWGGLRIGWVRAGEELIRRLIAARPVHDLGTPEFEQAVALALLERMDEIVPQRAALLGGARDALRGALNRRLPQWRVPRPEGGVSLWVELDAPLSAALVMDVRTRGVLLSAGPRFSVDGGHDRHLRLPFTAPIEDYDAVVGNLAASWERVRQGAPATVLAGEDALV; encoded by the coding sequence GTGCGTGGACAACCGGCTCGCCCCCACACCCTGCTTCCGGCCGAGCGCGAACTCGCGGCCGCACTCGGACTGAGCCGCAGCACGGTCGCGGCGGCGTACCAGAGCCTGCGCGATTCCGCGCACATCCGCAGCCTTCGCGGCTCCGGGAGCGTCACCCTTCCGCTGGCCCGCCGGGATGTCGCGCTCGTCGACGGCGGAGTGGAGGCTGTCGATCTGCAGCAGGCCAGTCCACCGGCGTGGCCGGGGCTGGCAGGGGTGTTCGCCGAGGTCGCGGGGTCGGCCGCGACGCTCGTCGGCCGGTCCGGCTACGACATGCGGGGAAGCCTTCTGCTCAGGGCGTGCATCGCCGCGCGGTACACCGCCCGGGGGGTCGCCACCACGCCGGAGCAGATCCTCGTGACCAACGGCGCGCAGAGCGCCATCCATCTGCTCGGGCGGGTGCTGATCGGGCGCGGCGACCGAGTCGTGGTGGAGACCCCCACGTATCCCCATGCCGCCGAGGCTCTGCGCGAGGCGGGCGGACGCCTCGTCGGCGTTCCCGTCTCCACGGCGGAGGGCTGGGACCTCGAGCGCGTCGCGCAGGTGTTCGCGCGCACGGTGCCGGCGCTCGCATACCTCATGCCGGACTTTCAGAATCCGACAGGCCGCTCGATGACGCCCGGCGAAGCGGAGATCGTGGCGCGATCCGCCGAGCGCGCGGGCACCACGCTCGTCCTCGACGAGACGACAGCCGAACTCGACATCGATCGCCAGGTGCCCGGTCGATCGTTCGACGCGTGGGACGACCCCTCGATCGTGCGGCTGGGCTCGCTCGGCAAGACCGTGTGGGGAGGCCTGCGGATCGGCTGGGTGCGCGCCGGCGAGGAGCTGATCCGCCGGCTCATCGCCGCGCGCCCCGTGCACGACCTGGGCACGCCGGAGTTCGAGCAGGCGGTGGCGCTGGCCCTGCTCGAGCGCATGGACGAGATCGTGCCGCAGCGTGCGGCCCTGCTCGGTGGAGCCAGAGACGCCTTGCGCGGGGCGCTGAACAGGCGGCTTCCGCAGTGGCGGGTGCCCCGCCCCGAGGGCGGGGTGTCGCTCTGGGTCGAGCTGGATGCCCCGCTCAGCGCCGCCCTGGTCATGGATGTGCGCACGCGCGGCGTCCTCCTCTCGGCCGGGCCCCGGTTCTCGGTCGATGGGGGACACGACCGCCACCTGAGACTGCCCTTCACCGCGCCCATCGAGGACTATGACGCGGTGGTCGGGAATCTCGCCGCGTCCTGGGAGCGGGTCCGACAGGGCGCCCCTGCGACCGTGCTGGCGGGCGAGGACGCGCTGGTCTGA
- the ettA gene encoding energy-dependent translational throttle protein EttA yields MAEYIYSMVRARKAVGEKLILDDVTMAFLPGAKIGMVGPNGAGKSTILKIMAGLDQPSNGEAKLTPGFTVGILMQEPVLDEDKSVLENIEEGVAIKAKLDRFNEISALMSDPDADFDTLLAEMGTLQEEIDAADAWDLDSQLEQAMDALRTPPADASVKHLSGGEKRRVALAKLLLQKPDLLLLDEPTNHLDAESVLWLEQHLQKYPGAVIAITHDRYFLDNVAEWIAEVDRGRLIGYEGNYSTYLEKKRERLEVQGKKDAKLAKRLAEELDWVRSNAKGRQAKSKARLARYEEMASEAERTRKLDFEEIQIPPGPRLGSVVIEAKKLQKGFDGRSLIDGLTFSLPPNGIVGVIGPNGVGKTTLFKTIVGLEPLDGGDLKVGETVKVSYVDQSRANIDPSKTLWEVVSDGLDIITVGKTEIPSRAYVSKFGFKGPDQQKKAGVLSGGERNRLNLALTLKEGGNLLLLDEPTNDLDVETLQSLENALLEFPGCAVVITHDRWFLDRIATHILAYEGTDENPDQWYWFEGNFEAYEENKVARLGPDAARPHRTAYRKLTRD; encoded by the coding sequence ATGGCTGAGTACATCTACTCGATGGTTCGCGCCCGCAAGGCGGTCGGCGAGAAGCTGATCCTCGACGACGTGACGATGGCGTTCCTCCCGGGGGCCAAGATCGGAATGGTCGGCCCCAACGGCGCCGGAAAGTCGACGATCCTCAAGATCATGGCGGGGCTGGACCAGCCCTCCAACGGCGAGGCGAAGCTCACTCCGGGCTTCACGGTCGGCATCCTCATGCAGGAGCCGGTGCTCGATGAGGACAAGAGCGTGCTCGAGAACATCGAGGAGGGCGTCGCGATCAAGGCGAAGCTCGACCGGTTCAACGAGATCTCCGCGCTCATGTCCGACCCGGACGCCGATTTCGACACGCTGCTGGCAGAGATGGGAACCCTCCAGGAGGAGATCGACGCGGCCGACGCCTGGGATCTGGACTCGCAGCTCGAGCAGGCGATGGACGCCCTGCGCACGCCGCCCGCGGATGCTTCGGTGAAGCATCTCTCCGGCGGTGAGAAGCGCCGTGTCGCGCTCGCCAAGCTCCTCCTGCAGAAGCCGGACCTGCTGCTCCTCGACGAGCCCACGAACCACCTCGACGCCGAGAGCGTGCTGTGGCTCGAGCAGCACCTGCAGAAGTACCCCGGCGCCGTGATCGCGATCACGCACGACCGCTACTTCCTCGACAACGTCGCCGAGTGGATCGCCGAGGTCGACCGCGGCCGGCTCATCGGCTACGAGGGCAACTACTCGACCTACCTCGAGAAGAAGCGCGAGCGGCTGGAGGTGCAGGGCAAGAAGGACGCCAAGCTCGCCAAGCGCCTCGCCGAGGAGCTCGACTGGGTGCGATCGAACGCCAAGGGCCGCCAGGCGAAGTCCAAGGCCAGACTGGCCCGGTACGAGGAGATGGCCTCTGAGGCGGAGCGCACGCGCAAGCTCGACTTCGAGGAGATCCAGATCCCGCCGGGGCCGCGCCTGGGCAGCGTGGTCATCGAGGCGAAGAAGCTCCAGAAGGGCTTCGACGGCCGCTCGCTCATCGACGGGCTGACCTTCTCCCTTCCGCCGAACGGCATCGTCGGCGTCATCGGTCCCAACGGCGTCGGAAAGACCACGCTGTTCAAGACCATCGTGGGGCTCGAGCCTCTCGACGGAGGCGACCTGAAGGTCGGCGAGACCGTCAAGGTCAGCTACGTCGACCAGTCGCGGGCGAACATCGACCCCAGCAAGACGCTGTGGGAGGTGGTCTCCGACGGCCTCGACATCATCACCGTGGGAAAGACCGAGATCCCCTCTCGCGCCTATGTGTCGAAGTTCGGCTTCAAGGGGCCGGACCAGCAGAAGAAGGCCGGCGTGCTCTCCGGCGGTGAGCGCAACCGCCTGAACCTCGCGCTCACGCTGAAGGAGGGCGGCAACCTCCTGCTCCTCGACGAGCCGACCAACGACCTCGACGTCGAGACGCTCCAGTCGCTGGAGAACGCGCTCCTCGAATTCCCCGGCTGCGCTGTGGTCATCACCCACGACCGGTGGTTCCTCGACCGGATCGCGACCCACATCCTCGCCTACGAGGGCACCGACGAGAACCCCGACCAGTGGTACTGGTTCGAGGGCAACTTCGAGGCCTACGAGGAGAACAAGGTCGCCCGCCTCGGCCCCGACGCGGCGCGTCCGCATCGCACGGCCTATCGCAAGCTGACGCGCGACTGA
- a CDS encoding methyltransferase, which translates to MTATETHHPLWVAYGSGGVVGSIRKDDDGYTVTMAGADEVTGTYPSMEVAKSALHSHMRPGSDWPEFREH; encoded by the coding sequence ATGACCGCAACGGAAACGCACCACCCGCTCTGGGTCGCCTACGGAAGTGGCGGCGTCGTCGGCAGCATCCGCAAAGACGACGACGGGTACACGGTCACCATGGCCGGTGCCGACGAGGTGACGGGCACATACCCGTCGATGGAGGTCGCCAAGAGCGCTCTCCACTCGCACATGCGGCCGGGAAGCGACTGGCCGGAGTTCCGCGAGCACTGA
- the ssb gene encoding single-stranded DNA-binding protein codes for MNAVITISGNVATQPESRANSAGMTIANFRVACNERRFDRASGQWVSAGTSFYTVSAFRSLGDHVLHSVKKGDPVIVSGRLRVREWDNGERRGTAVDIEAEAVGHDLRWGTAVYSKRPGSPSPTPATGTDQRAESDGWAAPGLDEATWAVAAVGDGADAAPAEAADAAAPADEAMVPF; via the coding sequence ATGAACGCCGTCATCACCATCAGCGGAAACGTCGCGACGCAGCCGGAGAGCAGGGCCAACAGCGCCGGCATGACGATCGCGAACTTCCGTGTCGCGTGCAACGAACGCCGCTTCGACCGCGCGAGCGGTCAGTGGGTGTCCGCCGGCACGAGCTTCTACACCGTGTCCGCCTTCCGGTCCCTCGGGGATCACGTCCTGCACTCCGTCAAGAAGGGCGACCCCGTGATCGTGAGCGGGCGCCTGCGCGTGCGGGAATGGGACAACGGCGAGCGTCGCGGCACCGCGGTCGACATCGAAGCCGAAGCCGTCGGTCACGACCTGCGCTGGGGCACTGCGGTGTACAGCAAGCGGCCGGGCTCGCCGTCGCCGACGCCCGCGACCGGGACCGATCAGCGGGCCGAGTCCGACGGCTGGGCGGCCCCTGGCCTCGACGAGGCGACGTGGGCGGTCGCCGCGGTCGGCGACGGGGCCGATGCGGCGCCGGCGGAAGCGGCCGATGCGGCCGCGCCGGCCGACGAAGCCATGGTGCCCTTCTGA
- a CDS encoding DUF6993 domain-containing protein: protein MSRRLPPTRPTTRFAAVLGAAAVVAVALSACTPSTPAPAPTAPATTPSTTATPSASPTVAPTPAAPSLLPDGSASDNLPYFETVVEAVWAGPERAAGRAYIDALVVAGFDKAAMEVTPDTSTVGNAAESIQFSVRWDQECLVGQVGPATGEPVVVVVPVLQEGTCLVGQTRPIDW, encoded by the coding sequence GTGTCCCGCCGACTGCCGCCGACCCGACCGACGACCCGCTTCGCTGCCGTGCTGGGCGCCGCGGCCGTGGTCGCGGTGGCGCTGAGCGCCTGCACGCCGAGCACACCCGCACCCGCGCCCACCGCGCCCGCAACCACGCCGAGCACGACGGCCACGCCGTCGGCGAGCCCCACCGTCGCGCCGACGCCGGCCGCTCCCTCCCTGTTGCCCGACGGCAGCGCCTCCGACAACCTGCCGTACTTCGAGACCGTCGTGGAGGCGGTGTGGGCCGGCCCGGAGCGCGCCGCCGGTCGCGCGTACATCGACGCACTCGTGGTCGCTGGCTTCGACAAGGCCGCGATGGAGGTCACGCCGGATACCTCGACGGTCGGGAACGCAGCGGAGAGCATCCAATTCTCGGTCAGATGGGACCAGGAATGCCTCGTCGGTCAGGTCGGTCCGGCCACCGGTGAACCGGTGGTCGTGGTGGTGCCCGTGCTCCAGGAGGGCACATGCCTGGTCGGCCAGACCAGGCCCATCGACTGGTGA
- a CDS encoding acyl-CoA thioesterase: protein MLAVLDLADSGARTTEDIFTGRSQDMPLGRVYGGQVLAQSLVAAERTIAEDRRVHSMHGYFLRPGDSAKGITFSVDRIHDGRSFSTRRTQAFQEGVPIFSMIASFQDEDPGLDHQAPMPGDIPAPEELPDVEAHLQGLHPMSKRLFTDRPVDLRHVPSPIYVTVDGERAPRQAVWMRVRRPIPDTPAIHRAALAYLSDLTIQESILRAHGVAWATRGLKVASLDHAMWWHRFGRVDEWMLYVQESPSARGGRGLANGRIYSADGALMASVAQEIMVRVPEAG from the coding sequence ATGCTCGCCGTACTCGACCTCGCCGACTCCGGCGCACGCACCACCGAAGACATCTTCACGGGCCGATCGCAGGACATGCCGCTCGGGCGCGTATACGGCGGGCAGGTGCTCGCCCAGTCCCTCGTCGCCGCGGAGCGCACCATCGCCGAGGATCGCCGCGTGCACTCGATGCACGGCTATTTCCTCCGGCCCGGCGACTCCGCGAAGGGCATCACGTTCTCAGTCGACCGCATCCACGACGGCCGGTCGTTCTCCACGCGGCGCACCCAGGCGTTCCAGGAGGGCGTGCCGATCTTCTCGATGATCGCCTCGTTCCAGGACGAGGATCCCGGGCTGGACCACCAGGCCCCCATGCCGGGCGACATCCCCGCTCCCGAGGAGCTGCCCGACGTCGAGGCGCACCTGCAGGGGCTGCACCCCATGTCGAAGCGCCTGTTCACGGATCGCCCGGTCGACCTCCGGCACGTGCCGTCGCCGATCTACGTGACCGTCGACGGCGAGCGCGCGCCCCGCCAAGCCGTGTGGATGCGGGTTCGCCGCCCCATTCCGGACACGCCGGCGATCCACCGCGCGGCGCTCGCCTACCTGTCGGACCTCACGATCCAGGAGTCGATCCTGCGCGCCCACGGCGTGGCCTGGGCGACGCGGGGACTCAAGGTCGCGAGCCTCGACCACGCCATGTGGTGGCACCGGTTCGGCCGCGTGGACGAGTGGATGCTCTACGTGCAGGAGTCGCCCAGCGCCCGCGGCGGCCGTGGGCTCGCGAACGGGCGCATCTATTCTGCCGACGGCGCGCTGATGGCCAGCGTCGCGCAGGAGATCATGGTGCGGGTGCCCGAGGCCGGCTGA
- a CDS encoding acyl-CoA thioesterase, giving the protein MSDTRVHIPIHLRWGDLDALGHVNNTSMLKLLEEARLRAFWSSEEGEAAPPTAVLDMSVLEGGGPRATLIARQEIEYLRPVPYGQRPLDVQMWIGKIGGSSIEVCYEVFSPISDAEQVLYARSSAVVVLVDTASGRPTRLSDTERAAWEPFLGAPIAYRR; this is encoded by the coding sequence GTGTCCGACACCCGCGTCCACATTCCCATCCACCTGCGGTGGGGCGATCTCGACGCCCTCGGGCACGTCAACAACACCTCCATGCTGAAGCTGCTCGAGGAGGCTCGTCTGCGCGCCTTCTGGAGCTCCGAGGAGGGGGAGGCGGCACCGCCGACCGCCGTCCTCGACATGTCGGTGCTCGAAGGGGGCGGCCCGCGAGCGACGCTGATCGCGCGTCAGGAGATCGAATACCTCCGGCCGGTCCCGTACGGGCAGCGTCCGCTGGACGTGCAGATGTGGATCGGCAAGATCGGCGGATCGAGCATCGAGGTCTGCTACGAGGTGTTCAGCCCGATCTCCGACGCGGAGCAGGTGCTGTATGCGCGGTCGTCGGCCGTGGTCGTGCTCGTGGACACCGCCTCGGGGCGGCCGACACGCCTGTCCGACACCGAGCGCGCCGCATGGGAGCCGTTCCTCGGCGCACCGATCGCCTACCGGCGCTGA